CGGGAAGTAGTGTAATTACTGTAAATTTTTATTACTAAAATATCGAAATATTGTCTTATCACCAATGATGGTGTTCACAACATTAAATGCCTTCTACAAACTCAATGACGTCATTCGCTCTTACTTGCCATCGAAGCTTTAAAGTCGGGCTATAGCCGTTGTATTCTTTGTGGACGGAGAAGTGTAAGGCTGGACGGCAGTTTGACTGCAGAGATGAAATGTAATACCAGAGTATGCCAAAGGTGGGAACCACGAGACCAAATCGTTATTGCACCTTAATATGACTTTATTTATAATACTTGCAAGCAATGACACTAATAAATTGCACATACTTTGTTTACAGAAATATTAATCTTTGCAGTGTATGAATGATTACAGTAAATTGCATATTATACAATCTTTGACAATTCCTAAACATATATGACACTCTATGAAGTGAAGCAAATTGCAGCCAGAATCTAGTAGATGTTGCGGAGGATGCGGTCGTGTGACTTGTATACGTAGAAATATATTGTCAACGATATACAAATTGCTCCACGTTGCGTCTTTTCTAAAATCCATATGGAAAGTACAGCCGTAGAAGAGATTTGTGGAACAGGCGAGCCTTAGTGACAAAAACTAATCTAACTGCACTTTGATTTTTTCCGCTGAAGATTTGCTAAAGGCAGTGTTCTTATACAGTACCTGCAACGAATGATTCTTGATGTCCCATGCATACACCGTTTTATTACAAGTCTTCCAAACTGTATATCCCATTTGGAATGGCAAGTTCCACAGTAGTAAACACAATCTTgttccaaatcaagaaataCTAAAGCAAAACTAACAGTCTCTCGTATGTAAATTGAGACACACTCCTACGTTGATAATGTTATTTACTCCAATCTGTTGcaaatattaaatatgataaaacatgaaaaatcttTAAGCTTCTTCTGTTACCGATAAGTATATAATTTTATCGTTTCCTTCGAACTAATCCTAATCTACAGTGACCCTCGGGACGGAGAAAAAAGTATAACAAGAATACATGGCTTTTATCGATATCTTATAATAATGCATGACAAGTCGTGCTGAGAAGTTCATGTGTTCTGTACTTTAAATTACTGTAAGTTTTGTAAACACAGGTGTACGAATTAGGCGATCATAGTGGAGATGatttttacaccccattttttTTCGAGAAGTTTGAATAGTTTATCCACTCCGATCAACGCTTgcaagaagaaaataaatgatttataTTTATTGTGATCACTTCACTGTTCCCAAACTCCGATGAAAAATAACCTGACTACAAAGAAAATGTCTGTAATTGACTAACTTTAAGAAAGGCAAGTGACGCAATATTATTTTCTTGAATATTGAAGAAACGCTAAAATGGCGTCTGTTTGCTTTTCAAAGTTTCCTTTCAAAGTTTATGTATTCCTCGAAgattaatatgaaatattttaccaagatttgttggaatgtaagaCCAGGCTGTCACTCAGTGTCGGCACATTAAAGAACATTGATCTGCAGAAAGAAATTCAAATTACCATCACCATTTCACATAAACTCAGACGGCTACAAAACATTTACAGGGATTAATTATTACTGTTGTTCAGCGATTTCAGTGTGAACGAGTAAGATATGATCACCAAAAGCCATTCATATTTAACGGTCACACTTTAAATAGTGACTACATTGAACAAGCTGGCGGCAGCTGATTTTGAGATAATTGTACGCAAGCGTTTTTACGTGGAAAATATCCATCACGCAAACTTAAAATTTGAAGGTAAACTTCACCTGTTATGATTTTAAACAAATTCCTCCCCCTCGCCCATTTTCCTCCGTACCTTATCGTGAAATCCTCTGGCCCTTTCCCATAAAACAACCTCCGCACTGCTTTCTTCAACCACTGTAACAATGCACTCCCCTGCCTAACGACAACGCTTTGCCTATCCCCATTTTTCTGGATCCTAGACATTCAAATCCCCATCGGGCCAACCCAAAGAAAGACTCGATTCTTATTCCTTGCCTTTGGATTTTTGAGCAATCGCTgtgcaaaaaatcaaattattccGCCAACTGATGATAAAAACATTGTCCACCCGAGATATCTCACGTCCTACTCGCTTTCCAATACGAGATAAGAATGTTTCCGCGAGCTGAGTAATTGCTTATGAACACCTTTTAGCGCGAACAGCTTCCCGCTTCTGAGTATATTTGAATTCTCTTCACAATCGGCACTAGATGACAATAATTATGACATCAGGTGAAATTCCCAAAGACGCTAAAACTTCCCTTTGAAAAATGTCAAGTTTTGAGTCAGTTTATATTAAACAAAGTCTTAATTTCAGTGAGTATATTTATTTCTAAAGTTAATGAACCAGCTAAATTTTGTTTAAGAGAAGATTGTTTTCGGAATTTCActttttgatcattttcatAGTGCAAACATTATTTGCGTAAGAGAGTCTGCAACTCTCTCCATAATGCTCAACATTGGAAATTGTTGTTCCATTTCGGCACACATATTTTCGGAGCCAAAAACAGTTTCGTCCTGCATACGTATACCATTATCATTTCTGAACATGACCTACGTTTCATTGATTTTCTACAACTCCAGGCAGTGTTGGTTTCATTTCTATCATATCATTTCTGTTCCCGTCTCGTCCCTCCATCTTATTCTGATCCGGTTCATCATCGTCGTCCGGCCACATTCCCTGCTTGATGGCCCACTCGTGTAGAGTCGTGTACCCGTAATCGGCCATGTAGTTTGATCCGACCAGGGAGATCTTCGACCATGCTTTGTACACGTCCTCCCAGGACTTCGCATCTTTGCATTTCAAGTCTTCCTGATTGAAGAACATTTCCAGGGTCTTTTTGACACGCTTCTCCGCATCTTCCTGTACCGGGAAACAAAAAACCCTCATGTTTTCAGTAAAGTGTTAAAGCTGTGTGATACGTCACATGTTGGCATAATAATAGGAAAGAAGAGGTACAAAGGGCTGTCGACAGCCTAAGATAGGGTGACTGTCCCAGCACTGCTAGCTGTCCGGGAATGCGATCACCCAACTCAGATCCCTCACACGGTATCTGAACAGTTACTCCGGATATTTTCTAGATGAACATTtagtattttcataattatatatttAACGTTTAATCATGTTAATTGTATCATAATACACAGTTTACTTATTATTTTACCACTCCTGTTGGTTTACTACATACCTTAGATTTATCAATGAAAGCTTGTCTCTCAATGTCCGCATATATGTCGGCGTAGCGTCCGTGTTCGTAGGTGTAAGAGCTACACATTCGCCACATAAACATTAAAAGGAAAAGCAGAAGGCTTGATCCCGCCAATATACACCATCCGATACTTTGTGACAAGGCTTTGTCAGACTCGTTCAATTCCGGTGTGTCTTCCTCTTCTTTGCAAGGTAACGTGCTCACTGCGCATGCGTAATATCTATGAAATAAATAAGAACAATATGCCATTGTTGTGGTAGCAAAACACCATTGCTATCAACGgactttcttttattttttttcattccacGCATAAATATAGTTTTCCcttcatttaaatttacatgcatcATACGTTTGTGAAACCCGTTCATACAAATAGAAGATTAACTACCAGAGAATCAACTTTCACTTTTCTGTAGAGAGTTCCccattttggcaaaatttataatgttaaaattTGTGTTGCTCAAGGAGTTTTAACATGAGCCCTCACAAAtagcagatcagaaaagaattgtaaaaatttgagactcTTAATATCTGTCTTCGAGACGCATCTGACCTTAACAATATAATTATGTTAATTTATAACAACGCACTTTCGAAAAGGTAGGCCTAAGCGGAGAAATTTACACTCTGAAATTGTCTGCTTCCATTGCAATTCCAGTATTACTCGATATGCATACAATTAAGGAATTGACCAATAATCATTCGTTACACACAAAAACCATAATTCCTTAAAACCCATAAATCCAACAGCGACGATTTCAGACTCCAGGCGTACTTGGGGCTTGAGAAAACTGCTTTAATATATGCTAATTATCGCGGCATCCGGTTATTGGTATCTGTGAAGGGGGAGGGGGGACGTTACCACTTAGACCCTAGAACATTTACAGGGGGAAAGCACAACTTACACGGCACTCATGAATGCGATGAAGATCCAAGAGATAGCCCCAACTAGTGCCTGAAAGGAGACTTCAAACAGACCAAAGCAGCCGCCAAAACACGCTTTTCTTGGTCTGCAGAATTCTATGCAGCCGTTCGGAGCTGGGCAACATCCTGTGACTATTCTCCAAGTTTTGTTGTTCACCACAACACCTATAACAAATAACAGTTTTAAGCTTGAAATGGATTTGAGTTTAGTCATAAAACACACTCATACTTGAATACATTAAGGTTGTGTTAGTTTTGTGGACATATGTTCACCGCATCGCTGAAAGAACAAAGTGTCTTGGCCCTCCGGTCTCCACTGATCTTGCAGTGTGGATTCGAACGAATGTATAGACTAGATATAATTCGAAATGTTGAGAAGGACAAAGTCAACATTTGCGCACATTACATTTGTCATTCGTGTGGTTATGACCTTGGCGCAGTAAACAGTCAGGAAAGTGACATTTGTCATAACACAAGTCGATATCATTTGTTCAACCAGGTAATTTAATAGTTGTTGATGACGTAACAATACTGGTATCAAATACCATTTCTACAACATTTAGATCGTCGTAGAAATTCTGTCAGACTTACGCATTGAATACGGTCAAACTACACATTTTGGTTCGAAAATTGCGGGCTCCACCTTCTCAAAgattttgcatgtaaaacaaagATGCCCAAAAACATATCGTTCACATGCATTCCTGTTCACCATTGGCATTGCAGACGGAGACTCATAAGTAATTCCTATCCACTGTTCAACTTTGCTGATGGCATGAGctgaattgactctacatccgGGAACTATGATACACGTAAAAGGGTCTTAATTAGTCAATTTATGGAATGGTCTGATCACAAGGAGATGACTCATGATTTTATCAGTAAGTCCGATTTGGCACAATCTGTACATGTGGAAAAGTTGCAAGTATTTATATCCAATATTAGAttataatataattttaaagaaaaatactGGTTTATATTGTTTAGAAAGGTGAGCCCCACTTTCAGTGATTATGTAAGCTACGGTATTTAGACATAAAGCTCCATATTTTACTTGCATTCTATCCATCTACTGGTTAAAGTATTTTAGCTTTTGGGGCTATGTATTTGCGTTGGAACATCTACGCTCCGTGCAAGACCAGCCTTGAAAAGACGATTAAAAATTTTGTAAGATGTTGGAAGGAAATTGTGTCCTGTTTAATCAATTTAATTTGACTGGTTTACTGACGTCGAATTACAAAAGGAACGTCATTGTTAAAGATATCACACGCCAATTGTACAGAGATTTGACGAGTGCCGTATCGACTGAAGATTGCAGTAATTTAGAAGAGAAGTTGTCGAGGACACGTCCGCTTCAAACAGTAAACCGAATCCACTATAGGCAAACGCGATAAGTTCATAAATAGAATGAAAACGCAGTGCAAAATTCATGCCTGTATATTAAAATCACTGCCCTGCTATGCATACAGGCAATAAGGGATATTTAGACTTTAGAGTCAGCAGAGCAagcaaaacaattatttttctaTATATAATGATTAGTGCGTCGTGATTTTATGTATTCTTGGCTGTCTTGAGGTTGTCTGTAGTATTCGGTTTATTGTTTAAAGAAGACATTAATTTCTCTCCggagattaataaaaaggtgtattgtattgtattgtattgtattgtattgtattgtaatgtattgtattgtattgtattgtatcgtattgtattgtattgtattgtattgtattgtattccaGCTGTTCGATTACGACCTAAAAACCGCAATAACAGTGAGTCTGTCCTTAAAAAGTAAATCAAttagtaaaaattaaaattcatggCACGCGGTAAACCCAGTGACACATAACCGACATTCGAGAATGGAGGTTGAAGCAATCCGCAATCATTATAAGGGAAATTCTGATAGCCTTGCTGTCGACAACAGTTGACATGAGCCAACCATTAATACGAGGATAGTTGAATATTGATAGCTAGCGATTAGTTTGCAGAAACTCGTTGCAAATTCCAcggtgagagaaaaaaaaactggtaTCGCTCATGTTCACGATTAACTTGGCAAATACGATAGAAATTCATTCTTGCCGGAGTAAATTTTTGCAACTAACCATTTCCTTCATGACTTTATGAAAACCGTCCTGGGTCAGGCCCGATGCCAGACAATAAACTTTACAACAAAACAAGTTTGACCCTTTGTGGATTTTGCGACAATGTACAATCAATCATTTTTGTAAGACTGTGAAAGCAAATTATactttataattttatttgaatttggcAAAGTCAGCTTTTCGTTTGAACTCTAAACTTCTGAGTAACAAGAATGACGAATAACACCAACAATATACCTAGTGTACTAAAGCTTCTTTGCCCACCCGCGAAATTCGAGACAGAAAAATACTAATAATAACAACTTCCCTGGGAAGTTGGAAGGTTCGTACATATTACTCCAACGACAAGTAGAATAATGTAGCATTTTGTCGTATGATCTCACTCAGGTAAACCACCCGTCGTAAATTTTACGAGATAAGCTTGCGACGACCCGAGCGAGAAGCCTCCGTGATAGAGTGAGTAACTGGTCACTAAGGTATTTATTGGACTGAACCGAGGGCGATTGGGTCCAAAGTACCACTCCAACTGAGATGAAACAATAAATATATCAGACTGGTTCACAGCACCTTATGAAATAAAACGGTGGTAATCTTTTACTAGGTTAACTTCAAAATTATCTCGATGACGCACTAAACTTTAGTCTTAAAATGTTTGATCTTAATTCACTATACACTTATACACAGTGTTTTTCTTTCGATGCTGCGATAACAATGCGTACGTACAGTGTAACAAAACCAGAATGATTTCTCTGGACACAATTTAACATTTATTGTCATGATTTTATGAATCAATGTGtgtggggagagagagagagagagagagagagagagagagagagagagagagagagagagagagagagagagagagagagagagagagaactacAATTACGTTTTGTCAGTACTTACCGATGACATACAGTGTGAAGGCTGGCCCTAAGATGAACATCCAGGCATAGAAGTGACGACGTACCGGGTCACACGGACATCTGAAGACCACTACTTCGAAAATTGCCTCCCCGCCGAAGACAAGCAGAATGACGATCAAATTCTGGATTGAATTCTTATTCTCCAAGATTATGTCACGAAGTCGCGTGAAGAAACCCCGGCAGCCATTCTGAAATTTCGTCCGACACCCACAAAGCCTGCATCGGAACTGAACTGCCAGTGTTGTAGGCAACGACGCGAAGGGCGTTGGCAACAATATGGAATATTGATTATGGGGTCGTAAATTGTGTGGTATTCAGTTagagtttttttcaaaataaagatattAAGGGTTAGGAAACTGAACATGCCATTCTACAATGTATGCAACCAAGTTATCAATTCATGGATTTAACAATATGGCTGTAGACGTTAACTGCGGAATATATAGAGTCTCACCAAAAATCTTCACGCACGTGTATCTTCGAAAGTTTGATGCCACCAAACTGTGTCAAGGCAAAACAGCCAAATGCGACCAAAAAGAGTAAACAAACCGAAAAAGATAAATCTGTAGATCAACCAACCCTAGATCAGCACATTACAATGCAGATCCTAGGATTCAATGATACTGCACCGAATTACGACAGTCGCAAAAAGGATTGCCTTTGACCAAAAGCAGCgctgaaattttgatgtttgtttcGTGTCcggcttaaggttccaagacaagaaatttacctttttaatctaacaattctctaatggttaataagctcagaacccccgtaattttctgaaagcctagatataggggaacattttggtaaccacagtctttacataactatcacgtgacatgtaatttgcataaccttctaaaaatcggttttccctacgTTTTGTCTcagtacttcaaaatatctgactcaaacttgctgtaATGCAAGcagtcacaacgctcttccaaagcgTGTCTCAGATTATTTTATATCTTGTTTAGCTTTTTTGCAGCACAATTTTAAATAAATCAACTAccgttaaattcaccgctctggaagtttttctggcataaaaattgtttaagcaggtttaaaaaaattctaagaaattatttgaaagatccttaggacagcttacactcacacaaatttgagccacatatctcaaggcattgaaacaaaacatagtgaAAACCGAATTTTGAAAGGTTGTGCAAATTACATGTCACGTAAACAATGGTGACGCTATGGTAACcgaaatgttcccctatatccaagctttccgaaaatatataatttacgggggttctgtaCATTTACAGACATTGTTTTCgcaaacatataaatatgtttTAGCAAAGGCATAACAAACAAATTTATACATGTGACAGTGTTGCACTTTTTTACGTTTTCCCAAGAGCATACGCGAACCTTACTGGCACTTTTTAAAGATAACGTTCCAACTTTGCGACGACTTATATTCACACGTGAATTCTGCCGTCAAGTTGTGTATTTTTACCCAGGTGTTATATATCACCCGAAAGCtatttctattattttttttgtttgatcaagAATATTAATGGGCGATGATTTTTAAAGAAGattttagtgaaagtgtaaagaaaatgggtAAGCTCATGTAAAATGTTTAAGCCAGTGCAGAAGGGGGACTATAGTTTAGGTATCAACGAGTAATTCAGGGCAC
This is a stretch of genomic DNA from Ptychodera flava strain L36383 chromosome 21, AS_Pfla_20210202, whole genome shotgun sequence. It encodes these proteins:
- the LOC139121307 gene encoding calcium homeostasis modulator protein 5-like, whose translation is MFILGPAFTLYVIGVVVNNKTWRIVTGCCPAPNGCIEFCRPRKACFGGCFGLFEVSFQALVGAISWIFIAFMSAVYYACAVSTLPCKEEEDTPELNESDKALSQSIGWCILAGSSLLLFLLMFMWRMCSSYTYEHGRYADIYADIERQAFIDKSKEDAEKRVKKTLEMFFNQEDLKCKDAKSWEDVYKAWSKISLVGSNYMADYGYTTLHEWAIKQGMWPDDDDEPDQNKMEGRDGNRNDMIEMKPTLPGVVENQ